From a region of the Stenotrophomonas sp. BIO128-Bstrain genome:
- a CDS encoding aldehyde dehydrogenase family protein — protein MSSDLLKALGLDATNAGTYLGNGEWSSATDAGVITPVNPTTGDAIAKVYATTDADYETIVARAQEAFKVWRTTPAPRRGEAVRLCGEALRANKDALGSLVALEMGKSKPEGDGEVQEMIDIADFAVGQSRMLYGYTMHSERPGHRMYEQYQPLGLVGIISAFNFPVAVWAWNSFLATICGDICLWKPSNKTPLTAIASMRICNEALREGGFPDLFFLINDAGTELSQKMVADKRVPLISFTGSTQVGRQVAEKVAHRLGRCLLELGGNNAIILDETADLKLAIPGIVFGAVGTAGQRCTTTRRLIVHESIHDDVLATLIKAYKQVEGKIGDPTDPANLMGPLNSDGAVQQFLASIEKAKASGGTVQTGGTRIDRAGNFVLPAIVTGLKNSDEVVQHETFAPILYVMKYSTLDEAIDMQNGVPQGLSSSIFTTNLKTAERFLSAAGSDCGIANVNIGTSGAEIGGAFGGEKDTGGGRESGSDAWKVYMRRQTNTINYSDSLPLAQGIKFDL, from the coding sequence ATGTCCTCTGACCTGCTCAAGGCCCTCGGCCTCGACGCGACCAACGCTGGCACCTACCTTGGCAACGGCGAGTGGTCCTCGGCCACCGATGCCGGTGTGATCACCCCGGTGAACCCGACCACCGGCGATGCCATCGCCAAGGTCTACGCGACCACCGACGCCGACTACGAAACCATCGTGGCCCGCGCCCAGGAAGCCTTCAAGGTCTGGCGCACCACCCCGGCCCCGCGCCGCGGCGAAGCCGTGCGCCTGTGTGGCGAAGCCCTGCGCGCCAACAAGGACGCCCTGGGCTCGCTGGTCGCGCTGGAAATGGGCAAGAGCAAGCCCGAGGGCGATGGCGAAGTGCAGGAGATGATCGACATCGCCGACTTCGCCGTGGGCCAGAGCCGCATGCTCTATGGCTACACGATGCATTCCGAGCGCCCCGGCCACCGCATGTATGAGCAGTACCAGCCGCTGGGCCTGGTCGGCATCATCAGTGCGTTCAATTTCCCGGTTGCGGTGTGGGCCTGGAACTCGTTCCTGGCCACGATCTGCGGCGACATCTGCCTGTGGAAGCCCTCCAACAAGACGCCGCTGACCGCGATCGCTTCGATGCGCATCTGCAATGAAGCGCTGCGCGAAGGTGGCTTCCCGGACCTGTTCTTCCTGATCAACGATGCCGGCACCGAGCTGTCGCAGAAGATGGTGGCCGACAAGCGCGTGCCGCTGATCAGCTTCACCGGCTCCACCCAGGTCGGCCGCCAGGTCGCCGAGAAGGTCGCCCACCGCCTGGGCCGCTGCCTGCTGGAACTGGGCGGCAACAACGCGATCATCCTCGATGAAACCGCCGATCTGAAGCTGGCGATCCCGGGCATCGTGTTCGGCGCGGTCGGTACCGCGGGCCAGCGCTGCACCACCACGCGCCGCCTGATCGTGCACGAATCCATCCATGACGACGTGCTGGCCACGCTGATCAAGGCGTACAAGCAGGTGGAAGGCAAGATCGGCGATCCGACCGACCCGGCCAACCTGATGGGCCCGCTCAACAGCGACGGCGCCGTGCAGCAGTTCCTGGCCTCGATCGAGAAGGCCAAGGCCAGCGGCGGCACCGTACAGACCGGCGGCACCCGCATCGACCGCGCCGGCAACTTCGTGCTGCCGGCCATCGTGACCGGCCTGAAGAACAGCGACGAGGTCGTCCAGCACGAGACCTTCGCCCCGATCCTGTACGTGATGAAGTACAGCACGCTGGACGAGGCGATCGACATGCAGAACGGCGTGCCGCAGGGCCTGTCGTCCTCGATCTTCACCACCAATCTGAAGACCGCCGAGCGCTTCCTCTCGGCCGCGGGTTCGGATTGCGGCATCGCCAACGTCAACATCGGCACCTCGGGTGCGGAGATCGGCGGTGCGTTCGGCGGCGAGAAGGATACCGGCGGTGGCCGCGAGTCCGGCTCGGACGCCTGGAAGGTCTACATGCGCCGCCAGACCAACACCATCAACTACTCCGACTCGCTGCCGCTGGCCCAGGGCATCAAGTTCGACCTGTGA
- the murB gene encoding UDP-N-acetylmuramate dehydrogenase, with protein sequence MNDAMTAWAITENASLKALNTFHVEATAAQLLEVFDPSVLPEVLALPRVAEQPLLVLGSGSNVLIAGNVEGTVLVFANRGIEILEHRADHTIVRAGAGVNWHGLVMWSLQNGLSGLENLALIPGTAGASPIQNIGAYGAQVGEFIQAVDAWDRQENDWVRFDAEGCQFAYRDSIFKHDPDRYLITAIELRLPLLHGLRLGYAGIAEEMEAMGVELPVAADVANAVINIRRRKLPDPDVLGNAGSFFKNPILPLEQVEVLLQHFPELPVFPADEDSRRKISAAWMIESCGWKGYRDGDAGVAPSHALVLVNHGQATGEELLALARRISASVLEKFGVPIEPEPRLIGAQW encoded by the coding sequence ATGAACGACGCCATGACGGCCTGGGCCATCACTGAAAACGCCTCGCTGAAGGCGCTCAACACTTTTCACGTCGAGGCCACCGCCGCGCAGCTGCTGGAGGTGTTCGACCCGTCCGTACTGCCGGAGGTGCTGGCCCTGCCGCGCGTTGCCGAGCAACCGTTGCTGGTGCTGGGCAGCGGCAGCAACGTGCTGATCGCCGGCAACGTGGAAGGCACCGTGCTGGTATTCGCCAACCGCGGCATCGAGATCCTGGAACACCGCGCCGACCACACCATCGTGCGTGCCGGCGCCGGTGTGAACTGGCATGGGCTGGTGATGTGGTCGCTGCAGAACGGCCTGTCCGGTCTTGAAAACCTGGCGCTGATCCCCGGCACCGCAGGCGCCTCGCCGATCCAGAACATCGGCGCCTATGGCGCGCAGGTCGGCGAATTCATCCAGGCCGTGGATGCGTGGGACCGGCAGGAGAACGACTGGGTGCGCTTCGATGCCGAAGGCTGCCAGTTTGCCTACCGCGACAGCATCTTCAAGCACGACCCGGACCGTTACCTGATCACTGCGATCGAGCTGCGGCTGCCGCTGCTGCATGGCCTGCGCCTGGGCTACGCCGGGATCGCCGAGGAAATGGAGGCGATGGGTGTGGAGCTGCCGGTGGCTGCCGATGTGGCCAATGCGGTGATCAATATCCGTCGCCGCAAACTGCCCGACCCGGACGTGCTCGGCAACGCGGGCAGCTTCTTCAAGAACCCGATCCTGCCGCTGGAGCAGGTCGAGGTGTTGCTGCAGCACTTCCCCGAGCTGCCGGTGTTCCCGGCCGATGAGGACAGCCGCCGCAAGATCTCCGCCGCCTGGATGATCGAGAGCTGCGGCTGGAAGGGCTACCGCGATGGCGATGCCGGCGTGGCCCCCAGCCACGCACTGGTGCTGGTCAACCATGGCCAGGCCACCGGCGAAGAACTGCTCGCGCTGGCGCGACGGATTTCCGCCTCGGTCCTGGAGAAGTTCGGGGTGCCGATCGAACCGGAACCGAGGCTGATCGGCGCACAGTGGTGA
- a CDS encoding glycosyltransferase, whose product MKTIVHIVEATATGTLSMVCVCANLLASQGHTVHVIYSPREETPDNLGTLFHSGIELHRVEMTGKSITTAFVHVRRLLRKTNPDIIHLHSSFAGFIGRIASIGLPSRTRLFYSPHCISVMREDIRYKKYVFALLERVASIKSCTYLACSNSERVAIRKWVGVEAILLENAVDAVHCVAPLGLGRSLAAAEPLTVVTVGGIRPQKDPALLAEIARGCFSAGLNVRFVWVGDGDPEMVSALIYSGVEVTGWLEKKDVHGLLSRSSVYISTATWEGLPVSVIEAMASGMLVMATRCAGNTDAIEHGRTGLLFNAADQAVELLARVSTGQLDPAAMIEAGTMEAGTRFSLQQFSKRLSAAYGTPSL is encoded by the coding sequence ATGAAGACGATTGTTCACATAGTTGAAGCGACAGCGACCGGCACGCTTTCCATGGTTTGCGTGTGCGCAAACCTGCTTGCCAGCCAAGGCCACACAGTTCATGTCATCTATTCACCACGCGAGGAGACACCTGACAACCTCGGTACCCTCTTCCATTCGGGCATTGAGCTTCATCGCGTGGAGATGACTGGCAAGTCGATCACGACCGCCTTCGTCCATGTGCGACGCCTGCTCCGAAAGACGAACCCGGACATCATTCACCTACATTCCTCGTTTGCCGGCTTCATCGGCCGGATCGCCAGCATCGGACTGCCTAGCCGTACACGCCTGTTCTACAGTCCTCACTGTATCTCGGTAATGCGAGAGGACATCAGGTACAAGAAGTATGTATTCGCGCTTCTTGAGCGCGTTGCCAGCATAAAGTCATGCACGTACCTGGCCTGTTCAAACAGTGAACGGGTAGCAATCAGGAAGTGGGTTGGTGTCGAGGCAATTCTTCTTGAGAACGCGGTTGACGCCGTCCACTGCGTGGCCCCACTTGGCTTGGGAAGGAGCCTTGCGGCAGCCGAGCCGCTGACAGTGGTTACGGTGGGTGGTATCAGACCGCAGAAGGATCCGGCACTATTGGCCGAGATCGCGCGAGGATGCTTCAGTGCTGGGTTGAACGTTCGATTCGTTTGGGTGGGTGACGGCGATCCCGAGATGGTCTCTGCTCTCATTTATTCAGGCGTTGAAGTGACGGGATGGCTGGAAAAGAAGGACGTCCACGGCCTGCTTTCGCGCAGCAGCGTGTACATTTCGACTGCAACGTGGGAGGGCCTCCCCGTTTCGGTCATTGAAGCCATGGCAAGCGGCATGCTCGTAATGGCAACGCGTTGCGCAGGAAATACTGATGCGATTGAGCATGGTCGCACGGGCTTGTTGTTCAACGCCGCCGATCAAGCTGTTGAGCTTCTGGCACGCGTGTCGACAGGGCAGCTGGATCCCGCAGCGATGATCGAAGCCGGCACCATGGAAGCTGGTACCCGCTTCTCGCTCCAGCAGTTCTCCAAGCGACTTTCTGCCGCATACGGCACCCCCTCCCTTTAA
- a CDS encoding SDR family oxidoreductase: MDAVPQLPASPRLDFTGRRVLIAGGSKGIGRAMALAFASAGAGVSVCARGEAGLAALRADAGALGLAVHTASADLSRLDDIGRWLDAAAQALGGIDVLVNNATGYGMADDEAGWEASLNVDLMSAVRASRLALPWLQQSSDACILNLASIAAQQPRPGGAPYAAAKAALMHYTTSQALSLAPQRIRVNAIAPGSIEFEDGLWARRREQDPELYRNTLAKIPFGRFGEPAAIANAALFLCSPLAGWITGHTLNVDGGQVLMG; this comes from the coding sequence ATGGATGCCGTGCCCCAGCTGCCGGCCAGCCCGCGCCTGGATTTCACCGGGCGCCGGGTACTGATTGCCGGTGGCAGCAAGGGCATCGGGCGCGCCATGGCGCTGGCGTTTGCTTCGGCAGGCGCCGGCGTCTCGGTCTGCGCACGTGGCGAGGCCGGTCTGGCTGCGCTGCGTGCGGATGCCGGGGCACTCGGCCTGGCCGTGCATACGGCCAGTGCAGACCTCTCCCGGCTGGACGACATCGGCCGCTGGCTGGACGCTGCCGCCCAGGCCCTGGGCGGTATCGACGTGCTGGTCAATAATGCGACCGGTTACGGCATGGCCGACGATGAGGCTGGCTGGGAAGCCAGTTTGAACGTCGACCTGATGTCGGCGGTGCGGGCCTCGCGGCTGGCACTGCCCTGGCTGCAGCAATCCAGCGATGCCTGCATTCTCAATCTGGCCTCGATCGCGGCCCAGCAGCCACGCCCGGGTGGCGCGCCGTATGCGGCAGCCAAGGCCGCGCTGATGCACTACACCACCTCGCAGGCCCTGTCCCTTGCGCCGCAACGGATCCGCGTCAACGCCATCGCCCCGGGCTCGATCGAGTTCGAGGACGGGCTGTGGGCGCGCCGGCGCGAACAGGACCCGGAGCTGTATCGGAACACCCTGGCGAAGATTCCGTTCGGCCGCTTCGGCGAGCCGGCCGCCATCGCCAACGCCGCGCTGTTCCTGTGCTCGCCCCTGGCGGGCTGGATCACCGGGCACACCTTGAATGTGGATGGTGGCCAGGTCCTGATGGGATAA
- a CDS encoding class I SAM-dependent methyltransferase: MSRSDSTERFSSRVADYVRYRPDYPPALLDWLHQDIGVPAETLVADIGAGTGISTRLFLATGHPVIAVEPNAAMREAAEQLLAPDYLRLKVADGTAEATGLADNSVGLVAAAQAFHWFDTTAVRREWARILQPEGMALVFWNSRQLDASPFLIGYEQLLQEFGTDYVEVAERYQDDDTMRAWFGEGLRGMARLPNVQRMDFDGLRGRLLSSSYAPQAGHPRHAPMLDALQQLFDAHAVDGQIAFEYQTRAFVGTLD; encoded by the coding sequence ATGAGCCGCTCGGATTCGACCGAACGCTTCAGCAGTCGGGTTGCCGACTACGTCCGCTACCGTCCCGACTATCCCCCGGCATTGCTGGACTGGCTGCACCAGGACATCGGTGTACCTGCCGAGACCCTGGTCGCCGACATCGGCGCCGGCACCGGCATTTCCACCCGGCTGTTCCTGGCCACCGGCCACCCGGTCATCGCGGTAGAGCCGAACGCGGCCATGCGCGAGGCCGCCGAACAGTTGCTTGCGCCTGACTATCTGCGCCTGAAGGTCGCCGACGGCACCGCCGAGGCCACCGGCCTGGCCGACAACAGCGTTGGCCTGGTCGCCGCCGCGCAGGCCTTCCACTGGTTCGATACCACGGCGGTGCGCCGCGAATGGGCGCGCATCCTGCAGCCCGAAGGCATGGCGCTGGTGTTCTGGAACTCGCGCCAGCTCGATGCCTCGCCCTTCCTGATCGGCTACGAGCAGCTGCTGCAGGAGTTCGGCACCGACTACGTGGAAGTGGCCGAGCGCTACCAGGACGATGACACCATGCGCGCGTGGTTCGGCGAGGGCCTGCGCGGCATGGCCCGCCTGCCGAACGTGCAGCGCATGGACTTCGATGGCCTGCGCGGGCGCCTGCTCTCTTCTTCCTATGCACCGCAGGCCGGCCACCCGCGCCACGCGCCGATGCTCGATGCGCTGCAACAGCTGTTCGACGCCCATGCGGTGGACGGCCAGATTGCCTTTGAATACCAAACCCGTGCCTTTGTCGGCACGCTGGACTGA
- a CDS encoding EpsG family protein encodes MGIETLLLLSLPILFGTMLMCIAAGDRPAYAASDRSSSHLLKLVLLVLPIFAYGFYLVAMRPLDAGNDTARYIRTYNQLNGIVSSVGVGARFFGNTEFLWWPLQSLLKLLLSSRGWLIANYLLVFAFTAMYYKRAARPLKLAPEIFALVFLTFFLVYSGNIMRQALAAPIGAIGFYLALERRFLRAAVLIAISVGLHWSSIVFVAAPLLLLRVFDRDGIYFALPPMALAFSALSSTVIGDLVSALNIPGISEKFDLYFSLDHQSHVGVVWKTANFWICSTSSIAFLTIARASKQEDKRLHKYTLLFISLVFFGINTADFSERYMPLLLLALPLQITLIVDRFSIPNAVKNMIVFGSFVLLASLVLFAESSQYTLGYTV; translated from the coding sequence ATGGGCATCGAGACGCTTCTTCTTCTATCGCTTCCGATATTGTTCGGAACGATGCTCATGTGTATCGCCGCTGGGGACAGGCCTGCCTACGCAGCCTCCGATCGATCCAGTAGTCACCTGCTCAAGCTTGTTCTGCTGGTCCTTCCGATTTTTGCCTACGGCTTCTATCTTGTCGCCATGCGGCCTCTGGATGCTGGAAACGACACTGCGCGATACATCCGCACCTATAACCAGCTGAATGGGATAGTGAGCTCAGTAGGCGTGGGAGCGCGCTTCTTTGGAAACACCGAGTTTCTCTGGTGGCCGCTACAGAGCCTGCTCAAGTTGCTTCTTTCCTCCAGGGGCTGGCTGATTGCTAACTACCTGCTCGTTTTCGCCTTTACCGCCATGTACTACAAGAGAGCCGCGAGACCACTGAAACTGGCCCCGGAGATCTTTGCACTCGTGTTCCTTACCTTCTTTTTGGTGTATTCCGGAAACATCATGAGGCAGGCACTAGCCGCCCCAATTGGTGCGATTGGATTCTACCTTGCATTGGAACGTCGATTCCTTCGAGCCGCAGTACTGATCGCGATATCAGTCGGGCTGCACTGGTCGTCCATTGTGTTTGTGGCGGCACCACTCCTACTCCTGCGAGTTTTTGATCGCGATGGAATCTATTTCGCCCTTCCCCCGATGGCCCTCGCCTTTTCCGCACTATCCTCGACGGTTATTGGCGACTTGGTCAGCGCATTGAACATCCCGGGCATTTCGGAGAAGTTCGACCTTTATTTTTCATTGGATCATCAGTCGCACGTCGGCGTCGTCTGGAAGACCGCAAATTTCTGGATATGCTCGACGTCATCTATTGCATTCCTCACCATTGCTCGCGCCAGCAAGCAAGAGGACAAGCGACTCCACAAGTACACGCTGCTGTTTATCTCACTGGTGTTCTTCGGAATCAATACTGCGGATTTTTCGGAGCGCTACATGCCACTACTACTGCTCGCACTGCCGCTCCAGATCACACTGATAGTAGATCGCTTCAGTATTCCCAACGCGGTCAAGAACATGATCGTGTTTGGCTCATTCGTCCTGCTGGCGTCCTTGGTCTTGTTTGCCGAGAGCTCGCAGTACACATTGGGATACACCGTTTGA
- a CDS encoding quinone-dependent dihydroorotate dehydrogenase produces MYSLARPFLFALDAERAHGLGLNALDLAYRTGTTPLMGRRIDPLPTTAFGVNFPNPVGLAAGLDKNGEHIDALLALGFGFVEIGTITPRPQAGNPKPRLFRLPDHQAIINRMGFNNLGVDALVRNVERAKRRTGLLGINIGKNKDTPNEQAFDDYQHCLEKVYPLADYITVNISSPNTAGLRELQEETALRQLISQLRESQERLAAKHGRRVPMLVKVAPDLSDRDIDAAARVLGELKVDGVIATNTTIDRSAVAGDPRANEAGGLSGAPLLGQSTLVLRRLRARLPESMPLIGVGGIQSGADAVAKMAAGAALVQCYSGLIFRGPELVHECVEAIRRRREAPSRGAVAPL; encoded by the coding sequence ATGTACTCGCTTGCCCGCCCCTTCCTCTTCGCCCTTGATGCAGAACGCGCCCACGGCCTTGGCCTGAACGCGCTGGACCTGGCCTACCGCACCGGCACCACGCCGCTGATGGGCCGCCGCATCGACCCACTGCCGACCACCGCGTTCGGAGTGAATTTCCCGAATCCGGTGGGCCTGGCCGCCGGCCTGGACAAGAACGGCGAGCACATCGATGCGCTGCTGGCGCTGGGCTTCGGTTTCGTGGAGATCGGCACGATCACCCCGCGCCCGCAGGCCGGCAACCCGAAGCCGCGCCTGTTCCGGCTGCCGGACCACCAGGCGATCATCAACCGCATGGGCTTCAACAACCTGGGCGTGGATGCACTGGTGCGCAATGTGGAGCGCGCCAAGCGCCGCACCGGCCTGCTCGGCATCAACATCGGCAAGAACAAGGACACCCCCAACGAGCAGGCGTTCGACGATTACCAGCACTGCCTGGAAAAGGTGTATCCGCTGGCCGACTACATCACCGTCAACATCTCTTCGCCCAACACCGCCGGCCTGCGCGAACTGCAGGAAGAGACCGCGCTGCGCCAGTTGATCTCGCAGCTGCGCGAGAGCCAGGAACGCCTGGCCGCCAAGCATGGCCGGCGCGTGCCGATGCTGGTCAAGGTCGCCCCGGACCTGAGCGACCGCGACATCGATGCCGCCGCGCGCGTGCTCGGCGAGCTCAAGGTGGACGGTGTGATCGCCACCAACACCACGATCGACCGCAGTGCGGTGGCCGGTGACCCGCGGGCGAACGAAGCCGGCGGCCTGTCCGGCGCGCCGCTGCTGGGCCAGTCGACCCTGGTGCTGCGCCGCCTGCGTGCGCGCCTGCCCGAGTCGATGCCGTTGATCGGCGTGGGCGGCATTCAGTCAGGTGCGGACGCGGTGGCCAAGATGGCCGCCGGCGCCGCACTGGTGCAGTGCTACAGCGGCCTGATCTTCCGTGGCCCGGAGCTGGTGCACGAGTGCGTGGAGGCGATCCGCCGCCGCAGAGAGGCACCCAGCCGCGGCGCGGTGGCACCGCTATGA
- a CDS encoding DUF4190 domain-containing protein — MSLPPRQTSAMAVVSLIMGILGWTALPFIGSVAAIITGHLARAEIRRRPLELEGDGMALAGLILGWIIVIGSLLALVVILLFFGGLAWFAATQS, encoded by the coding sequence ATGAGCCTTCCGCCCCGACAAACGAGTGCCATGGCCGTGGTCAGCCTGATCATGGGCATCCTCGGCTGGACCGCCCTGCCCTTCATCGGCAGCGTCGCGGCCATCATCACCGGCCACCTGGCCCGCGCCGAGATCCGCCGTCGCCCGCTGGAGCTGGAAGGCGACGGCATGGCACTGGCCGGCCTGATCCTGGGCTGGATCATCGTGATCGGCAGCCTGCTCGCCCTGGTGGTGATTCTGTTGTTCTTCGGCGGACTGGCCTGGTTTGCCGCTACCCAATCGTGA
- a CDS encoding DMT family transporter produces MRAALLMLGSTLAFGLMAIAIRYATRYVPTQEVAFFRNAFGLLALLPMLIRPGSAPLRTQQLPRYFLRSAIGLASMLCAFWAIGHLPISQAISLSYSTPLFVTIAAVLWLGETVRLRRWAAVIIGFIGVLIIVRPGSTSFTPGTLVAVGAAVLSSLVAIQIKQLTRVDSADTVVFYTYVFWVPLSLVPALFVWVWPTGLAWVWLVATGVLGTLGQLLWTRALRLGEVSALTPISFMQLPLVSLLGWLLFNETLDRWTVIGAAIILGANAYIAHREAVLARRAKSQAATAAVKPGE; encoded by the coding sequence TTGCGGGCCGCCCTGCTGATGCTCGGCAGTACGCTAGCCTTCGGCCTGATGGCGATCGCGATCCGCTACGCCACCCGCTACGTGCCGACCCAGGAAGTGGCGTTCTTCCGCAACGCCTTCGGCCTGCTGGCGCTGCTGCCGATGCTGATCCGCCCGGGCAGCGCGCCCCTGAGAACGCAGCAGCTGCCGCGCTACTTCCTGCGCAGTGCGATCGGGCTGGCCTCGATGCTGTGCGCGTTCTGGGCGATCGGGCACCTGCCGATCTCCCAGGCGATCTCGCTCTCCTACTCCACCCCGCTGTTCGTCACCATCGCCGCGGTGCTGTGGCTGGGTGAAACCGTTCGCCTGCGCCGCTGGGCGGCGGTGATCATCGGCTTCATCGGCGTGCTGATCATCGTGCGCCCCGGCTCGACCAGCTTCACCCCGGGCACTCTGGTGGCAGTAGGCGCGGCGGTACTCAGCTCGCTGGTGGCGATCCAGATCAAACAGCTGACCCGGGTGGACAGCGCCGATACGGTGGTGTTCTACACCTATGTGTTCTGGGTGCCGCTGTCGCTGGTGCCGGCCTTGTTCGTGTGGGTCTGGCCGACCGGCCTGGCATGGGTCTGGCTGGTCGCCACCGGGGTGCTCGGCACGCTGGGCCAGCTGCTGTGGACCCGCGCCCTGCGTCTGGGCGAGGTCTCCGCGCTGACCCCGATCAGCTTCATGCAGCTGCCGCTGGTGAGCCTGCTGGGCTGGCTGCTGTTCAATGAAACGCTGGACCGCTGGACCGTGATCGGCGCCGCCATCATCCTCGGCGCGAATGCCTATATCGCCCACCGTGAAGCGGTGCTGGCACGGCGGGCGAAATCGCAGGCCGCCACGGCGGCCGTCAAACCGGGGGAATAG
- the galE gene encoding UDP-glucose 4-epimerase GalE, translating into MKQERNILICGGAGYIGSHMAQWLAEHGHEVTVLDNLSTGHREAVRWGDLIEADLLDPASLERAFGGRRFDAVMHFCARSLVGESVTQPYAYYANNVTGTLNLLEAMRRHDVGKLVFSSTAAVFGNPITDAIDEAHPKAPINPYGASKLMAERFLSDAAQAYGLRSVALRYFNAAGALPDHGIGEAHACETHLIPNVLRAALGQGPSLKIFGNDYDTADGTCVRDYVHVQDLAQAHALALNFMDKEEGAHTFNLGNGQGFSVHDVIATAANVTGLPIPYEVTARREGDPARLVAASDKAREQLGWAPQWTELAPIIDSAWRWHHDQPTWSPHHAHNDHPVQAA; encoded by the coding sequence GTGAAACAGGAACGCAACATCCTCATCTGCGGCGGCGCTGGCTACATCGGCAGCCACATGGCTCAATGGCTGGCCGAGCACGGTCATGAAGTGACCGTATTGGACAATCTATCGACCGGGCACCGCGAGGCCGTCCGCTGGGGAGATCTGATTGAGGCTGATCTACTGGACCCAGCGAGCCTCGAACGCGCTTTTGGCGGACGCCGGTTCGACGCCGTCATGCACTTCTGCGCGCGTTCGCTCGTAGGCGAGTCGGTCACCCAGCCCTATGCGTATTACGCTAACAACGTCACCGGGACGCTGAACCTTCTTGAGGCAATGAGACGCCATGACGTGGGTAAGCTCGTGTTTTCTTCAACCGCAGCGGTGTTCGGCAATCCCATAACAGACGCGATTGACGAAGCCCATCCCAAGGCCCCTATTAATCCTTACGGCGCCAGCAAGTTGATGGCTGAGCGGTTCCTCTCGGATGCTGCCCAAGCCTATGGACTGCGGTCGGTTGCACTGCGCTACTTCAACGCGGCTGGCGCCCTACCGGACCATGGTATCGGTGAAGCTCACGCATGTGAGACTCATCTGATCCCTAATGTGTTGCGCGCGGCATTGGGCCAAGGGCCGTCACTGAAGATTTTCGGCAACGACTACGATACCGCCGATGGCACTTGCGTACGTGACTATGTGCATGTCCAGGACCTAGCCCAGGCCCACGCCCTTGCATTGAATTTCATGGACAAGGAAGAAGGAGCCCACACGTTCAACCTCGGCAATGGGCAAGGATTCTCTGTTCACGATGTGATCGCCACTGCAGCCAACGTCACTGGCCTCCCTATCCCCTATGAAGTCACCGCAAGGCGCGAAGGCGATCCAGCGCGACTGGTCGCAGCTAGCGATAAGGCACGCGAGCAGCTCGGTTGGGCGCCGCAGTGGACCGAGCTGGCGCCGATCATTGATAGCGCATGGCGCTGGCATCATGACCAGCCGACGTGGTCGCCGCACCATGCCCACAACGATCACCCCGTTCAGGCTGCTTAA